The following proteins are encoded in a genomic region of Amphiura filiformis chromosome 11, Afil_fr2py, whole genome shotgun sequence:
- the LOC140165149 gene encoding patched domain-containing protein 3-like produces MKFDCIEKPLRRLFRWYGGIVAKFPLVIMTIAILITCLLAGGLSYLEYNKDTLNLLAPEDGRWKVEKEIAHSLFEHQDDTNMLPNRMFESTRYGAVTITHTDSTQSLIEENAISEVLRFNDIVSNITVMGDNGEAVRFQDLCMSWQGRCIDNSILAFYDYDADEVSERQMTYPFASLANGFRLFNGGTLGGVTPPDKLGQIQDVEKAQAIRLFYFLRDDDNADDRQSASWEEEYKRIVTQFQSDTIQISWTTSQTLLQEVDNVVSEVFGLWWVGIVLVIFCIGAASTNNWVQSQPLLCLMGMVAAAMAILSAYGMMGFLQVPYNILSGSVPFLILGISLDDTFIIIGSWRQTSSQKSLEDRIKECLSESALSITITSLTDAVAFSIGIYSDFRAVQDFAKSCVTAIVLCYLFQLILFAPCLVFSGKRQMQNRHCFTFRKVKPKPKAKSSAYRIFCAGDSMSSEGVTGTPAMKFFRDYYGPFLNKTYVAIVVVIGYCAYLGTAMWGYTLLQEGFQERNWVLDDSHLVRYFDLQEQYYMHFGPEINVIATDETDYSDPDVQKSLEDTLNELEASQYTFESSVFTTSWLREYLRYLEGTGRSGNMSKPVFIDILRKEFLNHPFYQQYNLDIVFNDDNSSIVASKFLVYTKDMSNKRREADMMLEFRDIAKKCQVPLIVYHANFILYDQYIIMWPNTLHNLLVAGGAMFIIALFLIPHPVCAFIVTAAIASIIIGVLGFMSIWNIPLNHVSMVNLILCVGFSVDFSAHICYSFISAPAKNKRDRVRYALFYLGLPILQGGLSTILACVGTSTTDASSYRIFFKTMFLVITLGMLHGLVFLPVFLKIFIPIRTKSTEEKNEKEKEALKDQDKGTTEKFIVAPAVDAQEKKPCTFTKTMEGSVYQNGAQVITGQITWTDSKGEQMESKKWTVLQKGCS; encoded by the exons ATGAAGTTTGATTGCATTGAGAAACCGCTGCGAAGGCTTTTCCGCTGGTATGGCGGAATTGTCGCAAAGTTCCCTTTGGTAATCATGACAATAGCCATCTTAATAACTTGCTTGTTAGCTGGTGGACTGTCATACCTAGAATACAACAAAGATACTTTGAATTTACTGGCACCTGAAGATGGCAGATGGAAGGTGGAAAAAGAGATTGCGCATTCACTTTTTGAGCACCAAGATGATACCAACATGCTTCCTAACCGTATGTTTGAATCGACTAGATACGGTGCAGTCACTATAACCCATACTGATAGTACACAGTCGTTGATTGAAGAAAACGCAATCAGCGAAGTGCTGCGATTCAACGACATCGTCTCGAACATTACCGTAATGGGTGATAATGGTGAAGCAGTTAGATTCCAAGATCTATGCATGTCATGGCAGGGAAGATGTATTGATAATTCTATTCTCGCATTTTACGACTACGATGCAGATGAAGTATCAGAACGCCAGATGACTTACCCATTCGCCAGTCTAGCAAACGGTTTCCGACTTTTTAACGGAGGTACTCTTGGTGGCGTCACTCCACCTGATAAATTAGGACAGATCCAAGATGTGGAAAAAGCGCAAGCGATACGTTTGTTCTACTTTCTACGAGATGATGATAACGCAGACGACAGACAAAGTGCATCATGGGAAGAAGAATATAAGCGCATCGTGACTCAATTCCAATCCGACACCATTCAAATTTCGTGGACTACATCTCAAACGTTGCTGCAAGAGGTCGATAACGTCGTGAGCGAGGTGTTTGGCTTATGGTGGGTAGGAATCGTACTGGTGATCTTCTGTATTGGAGCTGCGAGTACTAATAACTGGGTTCAGAGCCAGCCTCTTCTGTGTTTGATGGGAATGGTTGCTGCGGCAATGGCTATTCTTTCCGCCTATGGCATGATGGGATTTCTACAAGTGCCTTATAACATCCTGTCTGGTTCAGTACCATTTTTGATACTTG GTATAAGTCTTGATGACACTTTCATCATCATCGGTTCTTGGCGTCAAACAAGCAGTCAGAAATCCTTGGAAGACCGAATTAAAGAATGTCTCTCTGAATCCGCTCTATCCATAACCATCACATCCCTAACAGATGCGGTCGCATTCAGTATCGGTATCTACTCAGATTTCCGTGCCGTTCAAGATTTCGCAAAATCGTGCGTCACTGCAATCGTCCTGTGTTACCTGTTCCAGCTCATATTGTTCGCTCCGTGTTTAGTTTTCTCCGGAAAGCGTCAAATGCAGAATAGGCATTGCTTCACCTTTCGGAAGGTTAAACCAAAGCCAAAGGCAAAATCTTCAGCTTACCGTATCTTCTGCGCCGGGGATTCAATGTCCAGCGAAGGAGTCACTGGTACTCCTGCTATGAAGTTCTTCAGAGATTACTATGGTCCATTCTTGAACAAGACCTACGTGGCCATTGTTGTGGTGATAGGTTATTGCGCATATTTAGGTACAGCTATGTGGGGGTACACATTACTGCAGGAAGGATTCCAAGAGCGCAACTGGGTGTTAGACGATTCCCATCTTGTCCGATACTTTGACCTCCAAGAGCAATATTACATGCATTTTGGACCAGAAATAAACGTCATCGCTACAGATGAAACAGACTATTCAGATCCCGATGTACAAAAGTCTCTAGAGGATACTTTAAATGAATTAGAAGCTAGCCAGTATACATTCGAATCGTCTGTATTTACAACATCTTGGCTTAGAGAATATTTGCGATATCTTGAAGGCACCGGACGAAGCGGTAACATGTCGAAACCCGTTTTCATAGACATTCTTCGAAAGGAGTTTTTAAACCATCCGTTTTATCAACAATATAATCTAGATATTGTGTTTAACGATGACAATAGCAGTATTGTAGCTTCAAAATTTTTAGTATACACCAAAGATATGAGTAATAAACGACGTGAAGCCGACATGATGCTTGAATTCAGAGACATAGCCAAAAAATGTCAAGTGCCTTTAATCGTGTACCACGCAAACTTTATCCTCTATGACCAATACATCATCATGTGGCCAAATACTCTACATAATCTATTAGTAGCAGGGGGCGCTATGTTTATAATCGCCCTCTTCTTGATTCCTCATCCGGTCTGTGCTTTTATCGTAACCGCGGCAATTGCCTCTATCATCATAGGCGTCTTAGGCTTCATGTCGATATGGAATATACCTCTCAATCATGTTTCAATGGTCAATCTTATCCTCTGCGTCGGTTTCAGCGTGGACTTCTCCGCGCATATATGTTATTCGTTCATATCGGCTCCTGCCAAGAACAAACGTGATCGAGTACGATACGCGCTGTTCTATCTAGGGTTACCCATTCTTCAAGGCGGACTTTCTACCATCCTTGCATGCGTAGGAACATCCACAACCGATGCGTCGAGCTATCGTATATTCTTCAAAACAATGTTTCTAGTAATAACTCTCGGTATGCTGCATGGTCTAGTGTTTCTACCAGTCTTTCTGAAAATCTTCATTCCTATTCGCACAAAATCTACAGAAGAGAAGAATGAAAAAGAGAAGGAAGCACTGAAGGATCAAGATAAGGGTACTACAGAAAAATTTATTGTAGCACCAGCTGTTGATGCACAAGAAAAGAAACCGTGCACTTTTACAAAAACTATGGAAGGCAGCGTGTACCAAAATGGTGCCCAAGTGATCACTGGACAGATCACATGGACTGATAGCAAAGGGGAGCAAATGGAAAGTAAAAAGTGGACTGTATTGCAAAAAGGTTGCTCCTGA